One stretch of Muribaculum intestinale DNA includes these proteins:
- the uvrA gene encoding excinuclease ABC subunit UvrA: MKKDITENIPADADKLSVLGARVHNLKNIDVDIPHNSLSVITGLSGSGKSSLAFDTIFAEGQRRYIETFSAYARNMLGTLERPDVDRITGLSPVIAIEQKTINRNPRSTIGTTTEVYDYMRLLFARIGVARSYISGEKMEKYTAEKIVALILSRYDGHKIYVLAPLVKNRKGHYKELFEQLRKKGYLTVRVDGELREITFGMKLDRYKNHSIELVVDKLKVGRKDAIRLNDSVENALRQGDKQMMVYDLDEDTVAHYSQMLMDAESGLSYREPAPHNFSFNSPQGACPCCKGLGYVNIIDRQKLIPDSSQSIYKGGIAALGPYKNTMIFWQISAICEKYGCSLKTPISDLPEEALNDILNGTDERLQLKTDMQSTYNYFRTYEGLVKYIELQQSDDAGSKAQKWSGQFYSRATCPECGGRRLNREALHFFVDGYNISDLARMDIGELYEWASQVEKRLDSRSLMVGGEILKEIRSRLRFLVDVGLHYLSLDRASATLSGGESQRIRLATQLGSELVNVMYILDEPSIGLHQRDNKRLIDSLKRLRDAFNTIIVVEHDKEIMLEADYIVDIGPKAGRKGGNVVFAGTPNEMLAQDTLTARYLNGTCTIERGSAPRPGNGKYLRLEGCTGHNLKNVTLEIPLGCLVCVAGVSGSGKSSLINGTLQPILSHHFYHSLQEPLPYKSIEGIEHIDKIVTVDQSPLGRSPRSNPATYTGVFSDIRSLFVNLPEAKIRGYRPGRFSFNVAGGRCEACNGNGYKTIEMNFLPDVLVPCEVCGGKRYNRETLEVRYKGKSIADVLDMTINQAVEFFAGIPGILKKLQVLQDIGLGYIKLGQPSSTLSGGENQRVKLATELSKRDTGRTMFILDEPTTGLHFEDIKVLLGVLNRLVEKGNTVVVIEHNLDVIKCADYVIDMGPEGGKNGGMIIAAGTPEEIAQTKSPTAAYIAEELDESERLKKRQEHI; the protein is encoded by the coding sequence ATGAAAAAAGATATAACCGAAAATATTCCGGCAGATGCCGATAAATTATCGGTGCTTGGCGCACGCGTCCATAATCTTAAGAATATCGATGTGGACATACCTCATAATTCCCTTTCTGTAATTACCGGACTTAGCGGAAGCGGAAAGTCGAGTCTTGCATTCGACACAATTTTCGCAGAGGGACAACGTCGGTATATCGAGACATTCTCGGCATATGCACGCAACATGCTCGGTACTCTTGAGCGGCCGGATGTAGACCGCATCACTGGCCTGAGTCCGGTTATTGCTATTGAGCAAAAGACCATAAACCGTAATCCGCGAAGCACTATCGGCACAACAACCGAGGTGTATGACTATATGCGCCTGCTATTCGCTCGCATCGGTGTAGCGCGAAGCTATATCAGCGGAGAGAAGATGGAGAAATATACTGCCGAGAAAATCGTGGCACTTATATTGTCACGATATGACGGGCATAAAATTTATGTTCTTGCTCCACTTGTGAAGAATCGTAAAGGCCATTACAAGGAACTCTTCGAACAACTGCGTAAGAAAGGATACCTTACAGTAAGAGTCGACGGCGAACTTCGCGAAATTACATTCGGTATGAAACTCGACCGCTACAAGAACCATTCCATAGAACTTGTGGTCGATAAGCTGAAAGTAGGCCGTAAGGATGCCATTCGTCTGAATGATTCTGTAGAAAACGCATTGCGCCAGGGAGACAAACAGATGATGGTCTATGATCTTGATGAAGATACTGTAGCCCACTATAGCCAGATGCTGATGGATGCTGAAAGTGGGTTGTCATACCGTGAGCCTGCTCCACACAACTTTTCATTTAATTCTCCCCAAGGGGCATGTCCCTGTTGCAAGGGACTGGGCTATGTCAACATTATTGACAGGCAGAAACTGATTCCGGATTCGTCGCAGTCAATCTATAAAGGTGGTATCGCCGCACTCGGTCCATACAAGAATACAATGATATTCTGGCAGATTTCAGCCATCTGTGAGAAATATGGGTGCTCATTGAAAACACCGATATCCGACTTGCCAGAAGAGGCTCTGAACGATATTCTAAACGGGACTGACGAGCGTCTTCAGCTAAAGACCGACATGCAGAGCACCTACAACTATTTCCGCACATATGAAGGTCTCGTCAAGTATATCGAGCTGCAACAATCGGATGATGCAGGAAGCAAGGCCCAGAAATGGAGCGGACAGTTTTATTCCCGAGCAACATGTCCTGAATGTGGAGGTCGACGACTTAACCGTGAAGCATTGCATTTTTTTGTTGACGGATATAATATTTCCGATCTGGCGCGCATGGATATCGGCGAACTGTATGAATGGGCTTCGCAGGTAGAGAAGCGCCTCGATTCACGGAGTCTGATGGTCGGCGGAGAGATTCTGAAGGAGATACGTTCCCGACTGCGCTTTCTTGTGGATGTCGGACTCCATTACCTATCTTTGGACAGAGCCTCGGCTACACTTTCCGGAGGCGAAAGCCAGCGTATACGACTGGCTACACAGCTCGGGTCGGAACTGGTCAATGTAATGTACATACTTGACGAGCCGAGCATAGGTCTGCATCAGCGTGACAACAAAAGGCTGATTGATTCATTAAAGAGATTGCGCGATGCATTTAATACCATCATTGTTGTCGAGCATGATAAAGAAATCATGCTCGAAGCTGATTATATCGTAGATATCGGCCCTAAGGCGGGCCGCAAGGGTGGCAACGTAGTATTCGCCGGCACCCCCAATGAAATGCTTGCGCAGGATACTCTGACAGCACGATATCTCAACGGCACATGCACAATAGAGCGTGGCAGTGCTCCACGGCCCGGTAATGGCAAATATCTGCGTCTTGAAGGATGCACGGGCCATAATCTCAAGAATGTCACATTAGAGATTCCACTCGGATGCCTGGTGTGTGTGGCCGGAGTGTCAGGCAGTGGGAAATCCAGTCTTATCAACGGCACATTGCAGCCTATACTGAGCCATCATTTCTACCATTCTCTGCAAGAGCCCCTGCCATATAAAAGCATCGAAGGGATTGAGCATATCGACAAGATTGTTACGGTCGACCAATCGCCACTCGGGCGTTCTCCACGATCCAATCCTGCAACGTATACCGGAGTATTCTCCGATATACGCTCTCTGTTCGTAAATCTACCGGAGGCCAAAATCCGCGGTTACAGACCCGGCAGATTCTCATTCAATGTGGCCGGAGGCCGATGTGAAGCATGTAATGGCAATGGCTATAAAACAATTGAGATGAATTTCCTGCCTGATGTGCTTGTGCCTTGTGAGGTATGTGGCGGGAAGCGCTATAACCGCGAGACGCTTGAGGTGCGTTACAAGGGGAAATCTATCGCCGATGTTCTCGACATGACCATAAACCAGGCTGTCGAGTTCTTTGCCGGTATCCCAGGCATATTAAAGAAACTTCAGGTGCTTCAGGATATCGGACTCGGATATATCAAGCTCGGACAACCTTCGAGCACACTTTCCGGAGGCGAGAACCAGCGCGTAAAACTCGCTACAGAGCTTTCAAAACGCGACACCGGACGTACTATGTTCATACTTGATGAACCAACAACAGGGCTGCATTTCGAAGATATAAAAGTGCTGCTTGGAGTATTGAACCGTCTGGTCGAAAAAGGGAACACCGTAGTCGTTATCGAGCATAATCTTGATGTGATAAAATGTGCAGACTATGTAATCGATATGGGGCCGGAGGGAGGCAAAAACGGCGGCATGATAATAGCGGCAGGAACTCCTGAAGAGATTGCTCAAACCAAGTCGCCGACGGCGGCATATATAGCCGAGGAACTTGATGAATCAGAACGCCTGAAGAAACGACAAGAGCATATTTAG
- a CDS encoding lytic transglycosylase domain-containing protein, whose translation MQIYYHKIIATALFCGLFSGTINAEATDIKNGDSSTLFSTVVNPRIPSKVTFAGQTVDLDRVDLFERLDRELTSMAYTHGNTLLTIKRANRYFPKLIPILKKNGVPEDLIYLACIESTLNPRAYSPAKAAGLWQFIPSTGKEYGLEVNEFVDERYHPEKATQAACRYLKNALAKYGNWESVAASYNAGMARISKELDAQKSKSAYDLYLNDETSRYIFRLIAMKLIMENPKAYGYRISSDQLHTPVRTTTVEVNGPVEDWTAWAKSHGISYLTLRDFNPWIRAKSLPNKTGKTYRVEIPLADDMLRSTSKTHVYNPAWVVD comes from the coding sequence ATGCAAATTTATTATCATAAAATAATAGCCACCGCACTGTTTTGCGGACTTTTTTCCGGCACAATAAATGCCGAGGCAACTGACATAAAAAACGGCGATTCGTCGACACTGTTCAGCACCGTTGTCAATCCGAGAATTCCGTCAAAGGTTACATTTGCCGGACAAACGGTAGATCTTGACCGAGTGGATTTATTCGAGCGTCTTGACCGTGAACTCACATCCATGGCTTATACGCATGGCAATACTCTGCTCACAATAAAAAGGGCCAACCGATACTTCCCTAAACTCATCCCCATTTTGAAGAAAAACGGAGTCCCTGAGGATTTAATATATCTTGCATGCATCGAGAGCACGCTAAATCCTCGTGCATACTCCCCGGCAAAGGCCGCGGGTCTGTGGCAGTTTATACCGTCCACAGGAAAAGAATATGGCCTTGAGGTAAATGAATTTGTCGACGAGCGCTATCATCCGGAGAAAGCGACACAGGCTGCATGCAGATATCTAAAAAACGCACTTGCCAAATATGGCAACTGGGAGTCTGTCGCCGCAAGCTACAATGCCGGCATGGCTCGTATATCCAAAGAACTCGACGCCCAAAAAAGCAAATCAGCCTACGACCTGTATCTCAACGACGAGACATCGCGCTATATATTCCGTCTCATCGCCATGAAGCTCATAATGGAGAATCCGAAGGCATACGGATATCGCATAAGCTCTGATCAATTGCATACTCCAGTACGCACAACGACTGTCGAAGTCAATGGTCCAGTAGAAGATTGGACTGCTTGGGCAAAATCTCATGGCATAAGCTATCTTACCTTGCGCGATTTCAACCCATGGATAAGGGCAAAATCGCTCCCTAACAAAACAGGAAAAACCTACCGGGTTGAAATACCTCTTGCTGACGATATGCTTCGTTCTACAAGTAAGACACACGTCTACAATCCCGCGTGGGTAGTAGACTGA
- a CDS encoding gliding motility-associated C-terminal domain-containing protein translates to MSAQVSITGDIYPPISITPEASTGLSAIYVLHSCQGSTSLTYQAKNTTHPIWYTFGQLGAAYAEPIPENKIDYSGAESILNEVRSDCGYVIEDGNSRTYFWIIDYSEYELLLSSLSVDGDSDCYTTILNLGGDAYPIYYYTITGRRGELSREMSLKYTTMEYSADYQGYREIEATVSLPNADGAIHCTAALCDTEYTLVGDRFLREWGLPELSVSTDVIAARRVEAHTSAEQETETFDNQQRTSSGEGSASLGGSAPVEISFIADVTPAAIFTEWQVSTHPEFEDILLRDKNLSFTRTFRDAGTTYVRFMAADADGECEHYSETYQINIGESDLHCPNAFSPEGSPGINDEWKVSYRSITEFKCSIFNRWGICVATLDHPSQGWDGKYKGKYVGSGVYYYVIKARGADGRVYNLKGDINIIKYNNENQGIASPQP, encoded by the coding sequence ATGTCGGCACAGGTATCAATCACCGGCGATATATATCCTCCTATTTCTATAACACCGGAAGCGTCTACCGGGCTTTCGGCTATATACGTGCTACATTCATGTCAAGGCAGCACCTCGCTTACCTATCAAGCAAAAAACACCACCCACCCTATATGGTATACATTCGGGCAGCTTGGAGCTGCATATGCCGAGCCGATACCAGAGAATAAGATAGACTACTCAGGGGCGGAATCGATATTAAATGAGGTACGGTCTGATTGCGGGTATGTGATTGAAGATGGCAATTCACGCACATATTTCTGGATAATCGATTATTCGGAATACGAACTTCTTCTCAGTTCCCTGTCGGTTGACGGAGACAGTGATTGCTACACTACAATCTTAAATTTAGGAGGAGATGCATATCCCATATATTATTATACAATAACCGGTCGTCGCGGCGAGTTGTCGCGAGAGATGTCGCTGAAATATACCACGATGGAATATTCAGCAGATTATCAAGGATATAGAGAGATTGAAGCTACAGTATCCCTGCCAAATGCGGATGGTGCAATTCATTGTACCGCAGCGCTATGCGACACTGAATACACTCTTGTCGGAGACAGATTTCTGCGAGAATGGGGTCTGCCGGAGTTGTCGGTTAGCACCGACGTGATTGCGGCCCGTCGTGTTGAGGCCCATACCTCCGCAGAACAGGAGACAGAGACATTCGACAACCAGCAGAGAACATCATCAGGAGAAGGCTCGGCATCTCTTGGCGGCTCGGCGCCGGTTGAGATTTCTTTCATCGCAGATGTCACCCCTGCTGCGATATTTACCGAATGGCAAGTATCAACCCATCCTGAATTCGAGGATATCTTATTGCGCGACAAGAATCTTTCATTTACCCGTACATTCCGCGATGCAGGTACAACATATGTACGCTTCATGGCGGCTGACGCCGATGGTGAATGTGAGCATTATTCCGAGACATATCAGATAAATATCGGAGAATCCGACCTGCATTGTCCAAATGCGTTTTCGCCGGAAGGCTCTCCGGGAATTAATGATGAATGGAAAGTAAGCTACCGCTCAATAACTGAATTCAAGTGCAGTATATTCAACCGATGGGGTATCTGTGTTGCGACTCTTGATCACCCATCACAGGGTTGGGATGGCAAGTATAAAGGGAAATATGTCGGCTCAGGTGTTTATTATTATGTAATAAAGGCTCGTGGAGCCGACGGCCGCGTTTACAACCTAAAAGGAGACATCAACATTATAAAATATAATAACGAAAATCAAGGCATAGCCTCTCCTCAGCCATAA
- a CDS encoding patatin family protein yields the protein MKCGLVLEGGAMRGLFSAGVIDIMMEHNLRPDGIVGVSAGAAFGCNYKSGQHGRALRYNQRFARDSRYCGIRSLIKSGDLFNAEFAYHIVPNHYDVFDSEAFELNPMEYYVVCTDVDTGEAVYHKCTHGGDLFYEWVRASASMPLVSNIVEIDGRRLLDGGMSDSIPLEFFERCGYDANVVVLTQPEGYVKKCSRFMPMIEWGLRKHPGARDAMSRRHVMYNAQLEYVRHAESEGRCVVIRPESPLQIGHVSHSPDDMQRVYDLGRVAAQKKIQEIKTLWHQ from the coding sequence ATGAAATGTGGACTTGTACTAGAAGGCGGAGCAATGCGTGGATTATTCTCAGCCGGAGTAATTGACATAATGATGGAGCACAATCTCCGTCCTGATGGCATTGTCGGCGTATCAGCCGGAGCTGCTTTCGGATGTAATTACAAATCAGGACAGCATGGGCGTGCTTTACGATATAACCAACGTTTTGCCCGAGATTCCAGATATTGCGGAATTCGCTCACTAATCAAAAGCGGGGATTTATTCAATGCGGAATTCGCGTATCATATTGTCCCGAACCATTATGACGTGTTTGATTCCGAGGCCTTTGAACTGAACCCAATGGAATACTATGTAGTATGTACCGACGTAGATACGGGAGAGGCCGTCTATCACAAATGCACACATGGCGGAGATTTATTTTATGAATGGGTAAGAGCCTCGGCATCAATGCCTTTAGTATCAAATATTGTTGAAATAGATGGCCGACGGCTCCTTGACGGAGGCATGTCCGACTCTATACCTCTCGAATTTTTTGAACGCTGTGGTTATGATGCCAATGTAGTGGTGCTGACTCAACCGGAAGGATATGTAAAGAAATGTTCCCGATTCATGCCGATGATAGAGTGGGGTCTGCGCAAGCATCCGGGAGCAAGAGACGCGATGAGCCGCCGTCATGTAATGTATAATGCCCAGCTCGAATATGTCCGTCATGCAGAATCTGAAGGCCGCTGTGTAGTAATCCGGCCGGAATCTCCGTTGCAAATCGGACATGTGTCACACAGTCCGGATGACATGCAGCGCGTCTACGATTTAGGACGTGTTGCCGCGCAGAAAAAGATTCAGGAAATCAAAACACTTTGGCATCAATAA
- a CDS encoding YraN family protein has translation MARHNTLGKIGEDAACSYLAAKGYAIMERNARVGHLEIDIVAMVGPRLVCAEVKTRTAGTGFSGIEGITKAKIKSLVRAADAYVKSRNLPFEVQFDILLVSANDDGEIIEIEHIPDAFYPPF, from the coding sequence ATGGCACGACATAACACCCTTGGTAAAATTGGAGAAGATGCAGCATGCTCTTATCTTGCAGCCAAGGGGTATGCCATCATGGAACGGAATGCGCGTGTAGGGCATCTGGAGATTGATATTGTCGCAATGGTCGGTCCGAGACTTGTCTGCGCTGAAGTAAAAACGCGCACTGCCGGGACCGGCTTTTCAGGCATAGAAGGCATAACCAAAGCAAAAATCAAATCTCTTGTGCGAGCGGCTGACGCATACGTAAAATCACGAAATCTGCCATTTGAGGTTCAGTTCGACATATTGCTTGTCTCGGCCAATGATGATGGGGAAATTATTGAAATTGAACACATTCCAGATGCATTCTATCCGCCGTTCTGA
- a CDS encoding tRNA-dihydrouridine synthase family protein, translating to MDDKLIYAAPLQGYTDVAWRLAHAGIYGGVDAYFTPFIRVEKGSVRQRDLNNAIQNMPSGIPVIPQIIFGSRDEFIILADTLIDAGATHINLNLGCPFPPQVKHGRGAGALRAALIEEIASIIITRYSFAVFSAKLRLGINSSDEWRPILNILNTIPLDHITLHPRIAAQQYVGECNSEIFDEFLASTSHRVVYNGDIRSVSDIARIGSVHNISVDVMVGRGLLSRPSLALEYRSNEEWCHDKRVSVLRRFHEEIYSTYMTVLCGDQQILQKIKPMWDWLEDEIGHKAWKAIHKATTLRKYESAVADALS from the coding sequence ATGGATGATAAACTGATTTATGCCGCACCCCTGCAAGGCTATACAGATGTGGCATGGCGCTTGGCCCATGCCGGTATTTATGGCGGTGTCGATGCATATTTCACACCATTTATCAGAGTTGAAAAGGGCAGCGTCAGGCAACGTGACCTTAATAATGCGATTCAGAATATGCCGTCTGGCATACCGGTAATCCCACAGATTATTTTTGGGAGCCGTGACGAATTTATCATACTTGCCGACACTTTGATTGACGCCGGAGCAACACATATCAATCTGAACCTCGGATGTCCGTTTCCACCACAAGTAAAACATGGGCGGGGAGCGGGTGCATTACGGGCTGCTTTGATTGAGGAAATCGCAAGCATTATAATCACGCGTTATTCATTTGCTGTATTCTCGGCAAAATTACGTCTTGGCATCAATAGTTCTGATGAATGGCGCCCGATATTGAACATATTAAATACAATTCCTCTCGATCATATTACTCTTCATCCAAGAATCGCGGCTCAGCAATATGTAGGAGAATGTAATAGTGAGATATTTGATGAGTTTTTAGCATCTACAAGTCACCGTGTAGTATATAACGGTGATATACGGTCAGTTTCAGATATCGCCCGCATCGGCAGTGTGCACAATATCTCTGTGGATGTAATGGTTGGAAGAGGATTATTGTCACGCCCGTCGCTTGCTCTGGAATATCGCAGTAATGAGGAGTGGTGTCACGACAAGCGTGTTTCAGTTTTAAGAAGATTCCACGAAGAAATATATTCCACCTATATGACTGTTCTTTGCGGAGACCAGCAGATATTACAAAAAATCAAACCTATGTGGGATTGGCTTGAAGACGAGATTGGTCATAAAGCCTGGAAAGCAATCCATAAGGCCACTACTCTCAGAAAATATGAATCGGCTGTGGCTGATGCATTGTCATAA
- a CDS encoding TrkH family potassium uptake protein codes for MNFFGSKSRDKVQSTTLFGNVRKINFPMLVRVLGWLLMIEGIFMFVPILTSLIYSESDVMAFIIAAGITLVTGAVMTFCIRPSHTQMAKREGFLLTALVWVVFSFFGMIPYIICEHPLSVTDAFFETMSGFTTTGCSIYESVDVLSHGINIWRCLTQWLGGMGIILFTLAVIPMLNYSGGMQMFNAEVTGITHEKLRPRISQTAKSLWTIYFVLTTLLILLLWAGPMDIFDSICHSLSTVSTGGFSTKNSSIGFWDSNYIKCVVTLFMFLGGVNFSLIYKAYHGDWRSLLRNDTFMAYIGILVVMYVIFVISIAVTGHATSIEAVTIDPIFQIITTITSTGLTADNFENWGPLVLSLSFCLMFFGACAGSTSGGAKIDRLLYLLKNTNNELYRSVHPNSIRSVRINGNVMAPEVVDKVIAFLCIYVMVIAVGGIMLTAMGLPFMDAFFSSFSCVSNTGLGAGVTGYGGGGYEIIPDFGKWVLSILMLIGRLEIFTVLILFTQAFWKK; via the coding sequence ATGAACTTTTTTGGCAGCAAAAGCCGCGACAAAGTCCAGAGTACGACTCTGTTCGGCAATGTTCGCAAAATAAATTTCCCGATGCTTGTGAGAGTATTGGGCTGGCTTCTCATGATTGAGGGCATATTCATGTTTGTGCCTATACTTACATCGCTTATATACTCCGAGAGCGATGTAATGGCATTCATTATTGCTGCCGGAATCACACTTGTCACAGGTGCGGTGATGACATTCTGCATCCGTCCGTCACATACTCAGATGGCAAAGCGCGAGGGATTTCTACTCACGGCTCTTGTATGGGTGGTGTTTAGTTTCTTCGGTATGATTCCATATATCATATGCGAGCATCCTCTTAGTGTCACAGATGCTTTTTTTGAAACCATGTCGGGCTTTACTACAACAGGATGTTCAATTTATGAGTCAGTCGATGTGCTTAGCCATGGCATTAATATCTGGAGATGTCTGACACAATGGCTTGGCGGCATGGGTATCATCCTCTTCACCCTCGCAGTCATACCGATGCTCAACTATTCAGGAGGAATGCAGATGTTCAATGCCGAAGTAACAGGCATCACCCACGAAAAACTGCGCCCTCGAATAAGCCAGACTGCCAAAAGCCTCTGGACTATTTATTTTGTGCTCACCACACTTCTGATTTTGCTTTTATGGGCCGGTCCCATGGATATTTTCGACAGCATATGCCATTCTCTGTCCACAGTATCTACCGGCGGCTTTTCCACCAAAAACAGCAGTATCGGTTTTTGGGATTCCAACTACATCAAGTGTGTGGTTACTCTGTTTATGTTTCTTGGCGGAGTCAATTTCAGTCTGATTTATAAGGCATATCATGGTGATTGGCGTTCATTGCTGCGCAATGATACCTTTATGGCATATATCGGCATACTTGTTGTAATGTATGTGATTTTTGTCATCAGTATTGCCGTTACCGGACATGCAACATCCATAGAGGCTGTCACAATCGACCCTATTTTCCAGATAATAACGACAATTACATCGACCGGCCTTACTGCCGATAACTTCGAAAACTGGGGTCCGTTGGTACTCTCCCTGTCATTCTGCCTGATGTTCTTTGGCGCCTGCGCAGGCTCTACGAGCGGCGGAGCCAAAATAGACCGTCTGCTCTATCTGCTTAAGAACACCAACAACGAACTGTATCGCTCGGTACACCCCAATTCAATACGTTCGGTGCGAATCAACGGTAATGTAATGGCACCGGAGGTTGTCGATAAGGTGATTGCATTTTTGTGCATATATGTTATGGTCATCGCGGTAGGCGGAATTATGCTTACTGCCATGGGGCTGCCGTTTATGGACGCATTCTTCAGTTCATTCAGCTGCGTAAGCAACACCGGGCTTGGAGCCGGTGTGACCGGTTATGGAGGAGGCGGTTATGAAATCATACCTGACTTCGGCAAATGGGTACTGTCAATATTGATGCTCATCGGGCGTCTTGAGATTTTCACCGTACTAATACTGTTTACACAGGCTTTCTGGAAGAAATAA
- the trkA gene encoding Trk system potassium transporter TrkA gives MKIVIVGAGEVGSHLAKLLSREEQDVMLVDDDAERLASIDANYNLMTLRGSAISFNTLRQAGVEKCDLFIAVTPDETRNVTSCTIAKSIGARKTVARIDNYEFLDKNNRDFFTRQGVNALIYPEYLAAQEIITALRRNWVRHWFELHDGKLVIVGVKLRENARIVGMHLKDFARTEHNFHVAAIKRRHETIIPRGDDVLKPGDILYFATMRDHVSDLLDLCGKEEFRIRKVVIMGGSRIAIRLAHMAADEFRIKIIDNDMAQCRRLPEKCPNCDIVYGDARDIDVLRDEGVDEADAFIALSDSSETNILTCLTAKELGIRKTVAEVENLQFISEAEGLNIGTIINKKLLASSKIFQILLDTDVTSSKCLALADAEVAEIEVKPNSKVTRGPVKSLSLPYGMTIAGLIRGETGMLVTGNTTIEAGDHVVVFCLSGALHKIERLFS, from the coding sequence ATGAAGATTGTAATCGTAGGAGCGGGAGAAGTCGGCTCGCATCTGGCAAAACTTCTGTCAAGAGAAGAGCAGGATGTAATGCTTGTGGATGATGACGCCGAACGCCTTGCCAGTATCGACGCCAACTACAACCTGATGACGCTACGCGGCAGCGCGATTTCGTTTAACACTCTCCGTCAGGCTGGAGTGGAAAAATGTGACTTGTTTATCGCGGTGACACCTGACGAGACACGCAATGTCACTTCCTGTACTATTGCCAAAAGCATAGGTGCAAGAAAGACAGTAGCCCGCATTGACAATTACGAATTTCTTGATAAGAATAATCGCGATTTCTTCACCCGGCAGGGAGTCAACGCATTGATTTATCCGGAGTACCTCGCGGCACAGGAGATTATAACCGCACTGAGACGCAATTGGGTGCGTCATTGGTTTGAACTCCATGATGGCAAGCTCGTAATTGTAGGCGTGAAGCTACGCGAAAATGCCCGCATTGTAGGCATGCATCTTAAAGACTTCGCCCGGACAGAGCATAATTTCCACGTTGCAGCAATAAAGCGCCGTCATGAGACAATTATACCGCGCGGTGATGACGTACTGAAGCCCGGCGATATCCTATACTTTGCCACCATGCGCGATCACGTAAGTGATTTGCTTGACCTATGTGGGAAAGAGGAATTTCGCATACGGAAAGTCGTTATCATGGGAGGAAGCCGTATTGCTATCAGACTTGCCCATATGGCTGCGGATGAATTCCGCATTAAAATTATCGACAATGACATGGCACAGTGCCGCCGGCTACCGGAAAAATGCCCAAATTGCGACATAGTATATGGTGACGCACGCGATATTGACGTGTTGCGTGACGAAGGTGTCGACGAGGCAGATGCCTTTATTGCTTTGAGCGACAGTTCGGAGACAAATATCCTCACATGTCTTACCGCCAAAGAACTCGGAATACGAAAAACAGTAGCTGAGGTCGAAAACCTTCAGTTTATCTCCGAGGCAGAGGGTCTTAATATCGGCACTATTATAAACAAGAAGCTCCTGGCTTCAAGTAAAATATTCCAGATTCTTCTTGATACGGACGTAACCTCCTCAAAATGTCTGGCGCTTGCCGACGCAGAGGTTGCTGAAATCGAAGTAAAGCCCAACAGCAAGGTTACCCGCGGTCCGGTCAAATCATTATCTTTGCCATATGGTATGACCATTGCGGGACTCATACGCGGCGAAACAGGCATGCTCGTTACCGGTAATACTACAATAGAGGCCGGTGACCATGTCGTAGTATTCTGCTTGTCAGGAGCATTGCATAAGATAGAGAGACTGTTTAGCTAA